One segment of bacterium DNA contains the following:
- a CDS encoding glycosyltransferase family 39 protein, whose protein sequence is MKNLLGFIIAITCLYLLYIPQVELCSDEAYYWTWAKHLAWGYYDHPPMVAWFIWLGTFLIGNTELGVRLLAVISAILLLLMVYIIAQRIFHDEPIGLIASLLLGTTLGFTANSVIMTPDVPLLLFWAISVYLVYNAFFLPKNNLYYWLLTGLVVGLGNLSKYTMVLFIPAIFFFITTSSKVRYWLLRKDPYLAAIIAIGVTSPVIGWNATHHWVSLKMQFKHGFFQKINGGIPNMLSFLGGEAGLIFPIFFILFLVGTGWVGYKGFRNKKSELLFLFWLSAFPFLFFFLLSLFSKCEGNWPAPAYITGFINLAWFIHQGIQKRIKWLIITITLMGGLISLVFTSLVIIHSLHPILPIPAEKDITNRLHGFKKASKEIEGFISKMPQTPFILAENHHLSSKLSFYSQEKNYEIYTLYARVRYPYWKNLEKLIGRNAAFITDNERINEISYAFQQVKGPTPLNIYYHNHLIHKLYLWQCFYYKGGLF, encoded by the coding sequence ATGAAAAATTTACTAGGTTTTATCATCGCGATAACCTGCCTCTATCTTCTCTACATCCCCCAAGTAGAGCTCTGTTCAGATGAGGCATACTATTGGACCTGGGCAAAACACCTTGCCTGGGGTTATTATGACCATCCGCCAATGGTGGCTTGGTTTATCTGGCTTGGCACTTTTCTTATCGGAAATACAGAGCTTGGAGTAAGGTTGCTGGCGGTAATCTCTGCGATATTGCTTCTTTTAATGGTCTACATTATTGCTCAAAGAATCTTTCATGATGAGCCAATCGGCTTAATCGCCTCTCTTCTCCTTGGGACTACCTTAGGTTTTACCGCTAATAGTGTGATAATGACCCCCGATGTGCCACTGCTTTTGTTTTGGGCTATATCGGTCTACCTTGTTTATAATGCCTTTTTCTTACCAAAGAATAATTTGTATTATTGGCTCCTTACTGGATTAGTGGTAGGATTAGGGAATTTGAGTAAGTATACAATGGTACTCTTTATCCCTGCGATTTTCTTTTTTATCACAACCTCTTCCAAGGTAAGATATTGGCTTTTGCGTAAAGACCCTTATCTTGCTGCCATTATTGCCATAGGAGTCACAAGCCCGGTAATTGGGTGGAATGCGACGCATCATTGGGTGTCCCTCAAGATGCAATTTAAGCATGGTTTTTTTCAAAAGATCAATGGTGGTATTCCAAATATGCTCTCTTTTCTTGGGGGAGAGGCAGGATTGATTTTTCCCATTTTCTTTATTCTCTTTCTTGTAGGTACAGGTTGGGTGGGATATAAGGGATTTCGCAACAAAAAGAGCGAGCTACTCTTTCTCTTCTGGCTAAGCGCTTTTCCATTCCTCTTTTTCTTCCTTTTGAGCCTTTTTTCTAAATGCGAAGGGAATTGGCCTGCACCCGCTTATATCACCGGGTTTATCAACCTTGCTTGGTTTATCCATCAAGGGATACAAAAAAGGATTAAATGGCTAATTATAACCATAACTTTAATGGGTGGGCTTATCAGCCTTGTTTTTACTAGCTTGGTAATCATTCACTCCCTTCATCCCATACTTCCTATCCCAGCGGAGAAGGACATCACCAATCGGCTCCATGGTTTTAAAAAAGCAAGTAAAGAGATAGAAGGTTTTATCTCTAAGATGCCCCAAACTCCATTCATTCTTGCCGAGAATCATCATCTATCAAGCAAGCTTTCCTTCTATAGCCAAGAAAAAAACTATGAGATATATACCCTTTATGCTCGGGTTCGCTACCCTTATTGGAAGAACCTTGAAAAGCTAATTGGCCGCAATGCCGCTTTTATTACGGATAATGAAAGAATTAATGAAATTTCTTACGCTTTCCAGCAGGTTAAAGGGCCTACACCCCTAAACATTTATTATCATAACCACCTCATCCATAAGCTATATCTCTGGCAATGTTTTTATTATAAAGGTGGCTTATTTTAA